One Eurosta solidaginis isolate ZX-2024a chromosome 1, ASM4086904v1, whole genome shotgun sequence genomic window, agacaattataaacatgtaaaatagatttaagttaggcttaggaaagccgtaataaataaatacattatacattacattaaaatttattcataattacCGAATATCGAGGgtaaaaatttatatgggaaatctagttatattATTAACGATTAGGTATTAAGTACAAAAATGAAGATAGTCTTGTTATGTGCAAAGTAGGTCCAAGACAGCAATTTTGATGACCTTCTCTCAGGAGTGGTATCATATGTTGACGTATATTTGACTGAATGGCTGGTTAACCATCATAATACCTTCATCAGATAAGTGCACCATACATttttgagtttggagaagctctCGAAAAACGGATACGCTTTTGCGATAAAAATAGTCAAGGCACACATACCGACCATCTCGCTGTTCTCCTTATTCTTGTAGCAGTACTTCACCCTATCCAATTTGTGTGATCATTCACATTTAATTGTTATCTtataacggaagtccaaggaaacttgcatttTCAGTAGGGTTGAACCAAAGAGACATCTGTGTTAGaaacgttggttccacattacaattgaaatgGTGGTTGGTGCTATGTGGAGACACATTACATGTTGATCCTGGATAAGTAAAAGCTTAACATATTATGTAAGTCTGCTTACCTCAACAGCGAGCTCCGCGTATTTTAAATATAGGGTCCGGGCATTTATCGGCATGGGAGGTTTTCGACTCTTTGTGGATGGGTTTGAGGCACTCTTTATGCTCTTCTGTTTAAAATGCATGTGTGCCGAACTTCTTTATAGTGTTAACGGAGATGACTTATATATCCCTGACAGGCGGGTCTTTTCAATCAGACGTCCGTTAAGTTGCCCAAGTTTCTGAGTATATTATACAAACTGTTCGGCAtttcgtttttctcctctgtAGGGAGTGTTGCGGCCTCACTGAAGTTGATGTTCTGGCGACAAAAGAAAAcattccgtggcagttctgagcgcggtgCTTTGACGGGCATGCAAGCTGAAATTTAGGTGCAAATGGCGTGATGAACACTTGTGTCGTCCATGTCTTGAAGACTTCGGACGATGATAGTACTAAGACTAGGGaaatatttgttaattttacaTTACTTTTTCTTAATAGATCATACCTCGACTGCTTTCCGATCCATAGTTTATGATCGGTCGAGTCCCCATAAGCAACTGGCTGAAAACGCAAGTATATAAGAGGTTATTACCCCGCCTGACTTTATAACGACTACTCACATCAGTAAATCTCTAGGccattaaaagaaaattaaattaagaTTATCGTCCTCAGTCTTAAAGTAGCTAACGCTAAGATCAGAGGTCTCCGCctttaaattcagaaaaatgaCCACTTATCTTATTTTCGTGCTGATAATTGAAACTCAGTTGTTCTTGCACCcacaaatttatatattttaacagGTGTGCCGTGTTTGCAACGCAACTGGACAAAATTGTCGCATTGATGAGACGACTCAAGCTGGTGACGGTATTGAAAATGCAGATTTCATCTTTTATGTATCGGCACGTCAAACGGAACGATGTCACAAAGGTCTTACGGTCGCCTATGCAGCACATTGCCAACAAGAAGCACATTTAGATCGCCCCATAGCGGGTCATGCGAATTTATGTCCAGATAGCATAAGCACCAAACCGCAGGAGCTACAAACTCTTATATCGACTGTGAAACATGAAATTTTACATGCGCTTGGCTTTTCGGTCAGTCTTTATGCATTCTTTCGTGATGAGGAGGGCCGTCCACGAACGCCACGTAAACCGGATACAGGAAAACCATATCTCAATGAAAAGTAAGTTTGtggtattttgattttttttttatttcttttaaaatgcaatatttttctttaatattcaTACATAGATTACAAATTCATCAATGGAGCAATGAGACAATACGAAAAGTTTTACGTGAAAATTGGTCTGTACGTGGTGGTCATGTACGCAAAACAATTGATATGATGGTGACGCCACGTGTTGTGGCTGAAGTGCGCAAACATTTTGATTGTCACAAACTGGAGGGTGCTGAATTGGAGGATCAGGGGGGTGAGGGAACAGCTTTAACGCATTGGGAGAAACGAATTTTGGAGGTATTATGAGTTTTcaataattaaaagaaaagctTGAAAATcgtttattattttcatttacagAACGAGGCAATGACGGGCACGCATACTCAAGCGCCAGTTTTTTCTCGCATCACTTTGGCTCTAATGGAAGATTCTGGCTGGTATCGCGCTAATTATAGTATGGCGGCTCCCTTGTCTTGGGGTAAAGGACTCGGTTGCAACTTTGTGATGCGCAGTTGTAAGGATTGGATACAAGCAAATAATGGCAGGTGAGCTGAGACGAGTTTAACATCGATAACAACGTTATCCGCGAGCTATCGGTTCGTTATCGATGTGTTTTAGGTTTGTTGGGTTATTTGTGtgctatcgacaagttatcggtttgttatagaaaataACGTTATCGGCCAATTACCGGCTTTTTATCGACGCGTTATGGGCTTTTTGTTGGATTTATGCATCTTTATCTGTTATCGACGCAGAATTGGTTTGCTATCGATTTGTTTcaagcagacctgttaaatttgaattagcattagtaatcaattaattagatacATATTTCAagggccaatgattatttcatttgttttccgaaaaaagcacCATTAGAAATTACTAaacaaaaatcatgattttttttcgattattgaaaaaatcaaaaataatcaaaagtaatcaaaaaaggctTTGCAAGTATCTATACGCCtagataagcgcttacgatttactattgcatcttaAAATGGATTTGTATGTAAAAgttatcccgtgcatgcaacaaacgagaatttttctttcaacaaggcggaaataaaataaaaaaaatcgaaaaaatcaaaaagaaataaaaacccttttttgattACTCTTGATTACTcttgattattttaaatttttttttcaataatcgtaaaaaatcatgatttgattatttttttaatcaattggaaagtaatcattaaaaatagaaaatattagcaattaatcattaaatggattttaaagaaaataatcaattggACGGGTAATTATTACCataagtaatcattatttaacagatCTGATTTGAAGTAACTTAGAACTAAAAACCATGTTGTAGTGATATGTAGGTGttggcgtataagtaaattatagAAAGATAGTCATGTGATTAATCACTTTATTCAAACTATGATTAATCAAATTGGCGATTACTCAGCTAACTtgctttttatttattcaaaaattagAAGTAATCGACtaattgagtaatttttttgcgtTAAATCAAAACTTTGAAtaatccatatatgtaatactcctatattgctaatagaaaatgctcgccaTGTGTTTTGGATGCGATATCAAAGCAAGAcaacctataaaatttttgtgattgtagcagcataagtgtgacaaggaaaaacttaaattttggtacattcgattattgaatacaaaaacaaaaacatgtaaacagcaatatatcggcactctgatgttgtggaatgtacttagctttttgtagcaatatagaagtattacatatatggaataATCATTGAATCGCACAGCCCTGACTTCAACTAAAAAACTATCAACTAGcctgtttttgcaaaaaatttggtTATTACTTCCTTCGaagacacgatacaaaaagattcgccaGGGGGTGCACgtgatgagatatttagaaaaatcgtacgaaacgggcggagttttgggattgatttttaagtaagttctcattgagctacaactgtaaaacttcacagataggataagacgccgagaaaatttaagaattttaaagtaacttctcattgagctacaaacatgaaaccccagaggcaggttaagacaccgtgacaaaggaacaaaaggagaaaaaaattccgttaggttacgcatggatcgaaaaaattagataataatttggaaatttgaaaccgagttttaagtaacttctcgatgggctagaggctaaaaatttagagcttaattcagaggtcgatgacagtcgatgacacaatacaaaaagttccgctagggggcgcacggactgtaatatttagaaaaaacaagcggaacggagggaatttcggGATTGGTTTTTATGTAAGATCTCATTGAgttacaagcgtaaaacttaatagatatattttatatttttacttctcataaatatttttgcaatttctgtcaaaatttaaaaatcaaaatttagcaagaatatgtctttatataaggagacgtTTTTCGCTGattcttgtctatttatataaaggaagcgcttaaaattgttttattttatttttatttttatgttatgtAGAAGCATATTAAATAAAGATAGTATGATTTTGTGCTATTACCCTTTTTGGTGTAGGACGTGATATATTAGTCGATTTAGAGACCTACGTGATTGTGTCATTCCTATGACAACAGTTGCCGGTACAACCCAGCCTCATATTCGGGCTGCATTATAATATTCAGTCTCACTTAAATGTATAACTTTTTAAGTATATAactattataaaattttaagaagattgcattaataaaaaatatttaaaattcttcTTATTATGCTTACAATAAATAGCACAATTAATGAAATGGATAACTGGTTGCGGTATGCAGGAATCTTATATAAGTAAAGTTTTATGCAATTACAGCTTAATCGATTATATAACTTATTACAGAGGTCGTTCAATACATCCTTTCTGCTCGAAAGTGAAACAGGATCCATTGCAAACTGAATGCACCGACGATCGTAACTCTGTGGCGTTATGTAATTTAATACGTCATGATTATGAGTTGCCTAAAATATATCAAGtaaattaattttatgtttaaaatgaaaaatgaaagatttattaaaatttatttcatttagaaTTTCGATAGCATTAATCATGTGAATAGCGGCGAAGAAGGTTACTATGGTGGCTCAGTATCCCTAGCAGATCATTGTCCTTATATACAGGAATTTACGTGGCGTAGTAAAAATGTGATTGTACGAGGATCGCATTGtcgttttgttgaaaataatccaagtatgtatatatttagggCCTTGCTGTGTATTCCATTCGTGGCTTTGCATTATGTTAAACAATAGCAACATACGAGCTGACAATGTGTTCGCCTTCCTCTTTGACATAACGTAAAAAACGAATGCTAGACGATTCGTTCGTCTCTGCTATCGTTCGCAGTACAGAATCATACCCtttagttaaaattaaaaaaaatcgtaggTTTCACTTTTTCTTGTTTTAAAAAATCACAACTAAAATGACAAATTATTACACTTCATATCACAACATCACATCATCAATTTAATTTCGTATCATGCAGTAACTGCATCAAAAAGTCGAAACAAAGATAGGACCAAGTAGGTTTacaccgaaggccttggggagtgttatcgatgttgatgttcctttgccggatgcagatccgatacgttcagGCAGcaagcaacattaaggtactagcccgaccatctcggggacgatttggtatgaccacatgaaaccttctaggccataccgccctctcaccccctggatccatgaggaacttggggccgtcagagcctcggctgttaaagaaacaggattcgccaggggtaggtgaggttgacaaccccttgaatcaatttagtattttagtcgcctcttcggACAGGCTGGGGGTCAAAATGAAATCATTATCTCTAATATAAAGGGTGAATCTGATAGGAAGGCGAAATGTTATAAAACATAAATCGAAAAAAAGTTATCATAAACACTTATCACAACTTGTCTTTTCATGAATAAGTTCACGTCCATTAGTCCAAAATagtaaatacttaaataaaataacagcACTTGTTGGCAAGTACAAACAAGTTGAGTTCAATATGTCAGATTCAGTAAAATGTAGATGACCCACATTATTTTTAGGACGGCagttttgtttttgtctttactcaaataaataacgTGGACAACGGCATCATCAGAGCTTGCCGAGTTATATCCAGCATAGGAATGCCCTCATCAGAAATAATTACGTTTATTTTCCGCACTATTTTTGCCGTTGCTACAATAAAAACAGCAACTTCACAACATCATACCATGTTTACATCATAAAGTACGACACTTTCCATCACAAACTAATTTATTTCCAGGTCGCATAATGACTCCGAACATTGATAAATCTCTACAAAAAGATCTAGGATCAGGCAAAATAAAAGTTGAACATAAAGCTAACGAAAGTGTTTCAACAGCTggttgaacaataatttttaacgtGATGTTGTGATTTAAAGTCGTATGCTTTGTGATGTGATGCTGCGGTGATAATTTGTTATGATGTGCTATTTCAAGTTGTGATGTATTGTGATGTGATACGATTTTAAGCACCACTACATCACATCAGAAATTGTTTCATAATATCTTTGTGATGTGATGCTGCCATTATAATTTGTTATGATGTATTCTTTCAATCTGTGATTTGATGTAGCTTCAATCTACACCTTCCTTGATGTAACATCACAAAATCATAAAGTATAATACTTTACTAATACATCACTAATTTTTACACTGGCATATCGCATTTTAGCATCACACGATATAACCGTCAAATTTCAGCATAAATATCCAGAATGAATATTAAGAAAAGGTCCATCAAGCTAACGAAGGCTTTTCAACGGCCGGCTGAAAAATAATTTGCAATATAATGTGATGGGATAAATTGTCATACTCTGCATTTCTctccaaaaaattgttttttcaatCTTTCCTGTATTTTGACTTTGCGAAATTTTGTTGCTACCAACTGCTAACTGTATTTTTACTCATATTTTCAGAACCTGAAAAGAATTTCGCACTAGAGAGCTATGGTATTGGTTCAAAGTGTTTCGATCACAGCGATTTTATGTGGGAAGAGCGTTCATGTCATCAGACACGCGAATGGCAACATTGGGGTTCCGGTTGTTACAAATACAATTGCACCGATGGTCGTCTCCACATATTGGTAGCAAATTACACATACACCTGCTATTATCCAGGTCAAACACTATCAATACGTATTAATGCCAATGATTGGTTACATCGTGGCGCTATAATTTGTCCACCTTGCCATGAGATTTGTGGTCAGATTTTTGCTGAACGTGAAGAAAAATGTCGTATGCGTGAGGAAGCGCCACCAGCTAATAAATATCCACGTGATACATTAACCTGTGCGGCGGTATCGGTGGGGTCACTTATGAACCAACTATTATTATTTGTTGTTGCCATAATTACTGCATTTAGTGCCCATGGACTGGGATTAAGGGGCTAACTCGATCAATTTGTATGTAATTGTTTTCGAgtaatatgtgtatgtatatgcatttgtCCTGTCTTTCTCGGGTTTAGTTGTATGTAGAACTATGCAACATAATGTCtccttgtttgtatgtatgtataatgtgtaCAGTAATTATATATATTAGTTTATtcttttttaacaatttattttttataaatttattcgaATATGCTTGTGTAAAAGAACTATTAGATAAGCTCAAACTTTGGTCTAGGATAGTTAAAATAATTTAAGCCAATTGGTTTTAAGAAAAACTATATTAATATACATTAACATGTATACTACAAAAAATAGAGAAAGTAATTCcacctaaatatatgtatgtatatttaaaacaaataaaaagaaaccATCACAgcattgtgcaaaaaaaaaaaaaaatttaagactgAGATCACCACATTAGGTACTCAAAAgcgttaaaagaaaaaaaaaaacagttgttgCTCAACAATAACGCAAAAATCCATATTTTAACTTATAAATTAATTAGGTTTCCAATTGAACGCACACGACTTACACAAATGTTGAGCTGCTTAGAATTTAAGTTTTAATGTAATATATTCCGTATATATGCAAAATATATGCAAGAGTTTACATAAAAGGATTTTACACTTTCTTCTTAGGCTTGcgatttaaaaattatatataattaaaattgtaaataaaaaacctCCCCTATTGCTAGTGTCGATTGCAGTAGATAGTCGACTGTTGAGCGGTAATCGATTAtctttattataacagctaataataattattattatacaACGAAAAGTTAAACCAGTTGAAAAATCTGTGTCCAAAGATTTGACGATTAGTTTGCATAGTAACAAAATTATATGGAAAAGATTGAATTGAGAAATAGTCGATTAAATTCCGATCAACACTTGCAATAGGGGGGAATATGTTCTTGTAACTAAGCGATGGTTAAGcaaaagcaaatacatatatattatttctaattggtgtttttatgtacgggtccctttttcgctcttatttggtatccaaatctataaataaagttttggttgtaaagatggattcgggctattagcgaactTTGataaattttggtcgtagtgcttttctatagctgtattttattaaaataatttgttaaaaatgtacgattgtgagcatacaaagaaatctatttgtactatggcactattgtggaTATTTTCACTGCgttaccggcagttgctcccatatgccagatggcagcgcaagctgtaagcttTAATTGATTGATATAACAACTGATTTCCGTTGATATTTGATTAGATACTTTAagatttgttgcgcaagatgggCACGGGTTCGGCTCGTATGTGTTATTGCGTTTTACTGACATTCTGAGGTGTTTGCATGCCATGTATTGAGTTCACCTTAGGTATTAGCTTTCTTTTTCAAGCTATGCAAGGACTCATTAGTAAATGAATAATTGAGTTTTAACAAATGTTTTTGTAATtataaggaaaaagaaaatttctatttTTCTCTTACTATTTTTGTATTGCTCAACTGTCACattaatgtacatattttttgctTGAAAACTTTAAGTAATTGTAGTACTGAGCGATGTACAATTGATTGATTCCTAAACAGATAGtaaatacagcagcgaacaaaaaaaCAGCAGTGGcaacttttatcaaatttcgttaattaaattctttttttattttcgatatttcaagaaaaaacttctatgaattttgtaactaaaactatgcaaccatataaaaaaagttttcgaaaggattcaaaatttgttcgaaaattcgaactttttatttggagttcacTGAATTTCGTAGCAGAATGTTTCGAAAATTGCTTTGAACATTccaaaaacataaaactttacataaaaaatccaaattttcttaaaattttcgaatttttccgaaaaagtgttttttttttaattcctagtagaacttaattgacgaaatttgataaaaattgccattgCTAATTTTCTGTTTGCTGCTGTTTGTGTTACACTGTGGCAGTGGcaacttttatcaaatttcgttaattaaattctttttcatttacaatatttaaaaaaaaaacttctatgaattttgtaactaaaactatgcaaaccatataaaaaagttttcgaaaggattcaaaattttttcgaaaattcgaactttttattttgagTTCTCTGAATTTCGTAGCAGAATCTTTCGAAAATTGCTTTGAACATTccaaaaacataaaactttacataaaaaatccaaattttcttaaaattttcgaatttttccgaAAACGTGTTTTTTTAATTCTTAGTAGAACTTAATTGacgaatttttataaaaattgcctcTGCTAATTTTCTGTTCGCTACTGTATGTGACCGCATTTTCATAAAATTCTATcagctttttttgttttattgcataAATTTTATACCaaaaatgtgaatttttagaaacttcccacttgcactttgttagactaaaattgctAATTCCACGTAAAAACAATAAAACTttaattttctaaaatattttgaactttcaaagttttggaatcgtttttaaattatatattaaaaaattttgtgaaaatttcctgcaaaagtattaaaaatttgatttttcaaaacttttaaaattttcgtatttTGCCGAAATTGGTTTTGAAAGTTTCCACAACTGTTAGCTTGCGCATAGTTATACTCAGATTTATTGGACTATAAAGCTGCATAAATAAAAACTTTTCAAAACATTTTGCGtgttcgatttttttcgaaaaccgtTTTAAAGTTTTGAGCGACTTTCAGCTTGTACATCGTTACGTAAAAATTCActggactacaaaactgcatagtcAACTAGTTTCTGAAAATTGCCAGTAATAGCGTTGAAATTGTGATGAAGATTTTCAAAAACATCTTgaatttttcaacttttcaaaaacctttttgatatttttgaaaaattttaagcttGTAATTTATTATGCCTAAATTAGTTGGTTTAATAATCAAAAAGTTTTTGGAAATCGCaaataaaaatcttaaaaaaaaaaactttcaattcGGAAATGTTTCGAAATGGTTTTTGAAATGAGTTTAAATAGTTGTCGTTGCACAATTTCTAAAAtagataaaaatatataaataataagaaaataactgGAAAAAGTTGTTAAATCTTTTTCTGCTACTGTAGCGCATACAGGTGCacatgtaaacattagggtgtttatgtatgtactattattgaaaaaatacgatttttgtaaatgttattatttttttttaatattttgatagACGTTGCGAACTTAATAATTCCAGGCAAAAAAGCAATATTTTTTGGTGAGGCACCCAAAtgttcttcatggaactagggggttcAATGTGATTatattaaattgttcccgagatggtcgggattatGCCTTAATTGTGTTTGTTAGTGGAACGTACGGGATCTTAATCAGGCATAGCACcgtcaaaatcgataacacttctcAAAACCACCGGAGAGTGttttcatcgctacaacaacaacaaaaacctaggCGTTATCGTCTTTCACACACTTAACACACTAGTTTCcttctttgttgttgtttcgcGAAGAAATGGGATACGAGTTGCCAAACATTACTCGTGTGTTTTTCGTTTGTGGTAAGCTGGCTTTTCGCATCAGCTGTTTTAATTTTGCagaagcagaagaagaagaaaattgtaaaaataagaTTGTATAGTTTTGAAATGTTAAGATTcaatttatgtttatattaagaCTAAATTTATGTTAAAAAGTATTGACTAATTGATGGCTGTCAGATGTAAACTTTGTTAATATGCAAGTTTTGTCACCAAACTGTGATTACCCTAAATTTCTGTTTTTACAACAAATGTGTAACCTGACATCCCcaatatataatatttaatgaTAGAACTTTTCTTTCTTCCCACGTGTGTATAAAAATTACAGCAAAAAATCATTAGCAAATTTTGTAATTTCCTTCTTTAtgcttttattttcttaaatttaaaaaaataaaaccttaTTGCTTCGTATAACGAAAACTAGGTAAGCCAACTTCAAACACTTTTTCGAAAAATCtcgcaaattaaaaaagttttcaaagttcttcctaaaaatttcaaagtttcatAAAAGAGTACTTCACATATTCtcccatataaaaaaatattttaaacactttcaacatcattaattggcgcctaACCGCCTAACCGATTTcgaccgtttcgtaacaagtcacgccaattATTCTTGTTTAGCGATAACTGTCGCCAAGTCCTCCTCCAAACttagtggaggtctcccccttcctatgcttccaaactgctgtgcCTACTTTCTTAGTATATAAGGAATTGGATAACaagtttaaaaactaaaaatggtTCCTAAAAttgcaaatgaaaatttaaattttattacgattattttttgaaaatttcttgatatttttcgaaaacatttctgCGATTGGTTTATATACATAGTTTTTGTTATACAATTCAtcacagttttttttaaataacgaaagtaaaaaaaataaaacaagaaaataGAGATTACGAACAAGTTTGAGAAGAAATTTCTCGCGAGTATCGGCTTCTCGCGAGACTCGAATACGAAACAATTTGCTCCGGAACACAAGCAAGCATTTAATACTGCATCTAATATTGCCAATGCAACgactaagttgaatgtcgagaagatCGCAAGCTTCACGACTATTTTGAGGTTCGAAAATCTCGTGAGAAGCCGAGCTCTCGATTTCCCTTGTATCACTcggttcgagaagaaatcgtaagctctagaaaaagaaaaaatagttgATCAAATTTGTAAGTAATTTTTGCGGCTATTTTTCACTCTCAAATGTGAACTTGTTATCTAGAAAAATATCTATTTTGTGATTCCAATTTGTATGAACCTATGTATAATATTATTAGTTGCATCAAATGcatttaagaataatttaaattggaTGCCGAGATGATGTATATTAGAAATAATTAGGAACTTTAAGCGTTAAATAAAAGATGCGTCCGCTCAGTTTAATAGTtcgatttattttgcttttttcaACTGTACAAGGTTTGCTTCTTTATACTCATGCAATCGTACGTTACAATATGGCTTCTTTGGTAGCCATGCCTACTGCGTCGCTTCTATATATATTATGTTGCACATACTAGAATGCTATCGTAGTACATATACTTATTTGTAGTAGTTGTATATTTATGTATCCTATCACATATACTGACATGCAGTAGTATTACATGTAGTTTATTGTGACTGTCATTATACCACGGTCACATACCTATGCAATGGTATGCGAAAGAGCTGCTACAGAACATAAAAATTGATAtctttttattcaatattttattaaaaaaagaaaaatccagTGCTGCGAAGAAGGGCGTAATATTCTGTAGGCTTATTCGAAAACTCAGCtaatttttcacatttatttTCATTAATGTCTTATCTCAGAGCGCTTTGTCTCTACAATATTACAATATATTTTTAACTGAAGTATACCGCTTTTGAAATACATAAAGTGgtattaccccagcgggttatggggtcagaatattcccccggtaggtatgcctgtcgtaagaggcgactaaaataccagattaaagggctgtgtagcgcaacccttcaggttgtcagcccaatatatagcttctccaaacccaattgtcaacctcacctatccgcggcgaatcctgtttcactaacagacgaggctctggcgaccccatggaacctgggggtggggagggaggggatggcctgaaggtttaatgtggccacataaatcgttcccgagatggtcgggctagcaccttaatggtgctgtggtaccgcagcgtaccggatctgtatccggcaaaggtccattacatcgataacacgcccCAAAGCTTTgggggagcaaccttattgctacgacaacaacaacataaagtgGTATTTTTTAAGGAGGGTAAGCGTTCTTCAATTAAGTTCTGGGAAAGCGAGTTGTTGAACTGGCAGCTGAGTTAGATGTACCATCAGTCGATGGCTGAGTGGAACAACAATCAATCTTAGCCCTAtctcaaat contains:
- the Invadolysin gene encoding leishmanolysin-like peptidase isoform X2, with the translated sequence MWHKYIQQKSYKNEKISKTKNLTMFPTICYKIYHILGLLCLPAMALGHNCQHFHPKAHEVVHGVRIEMADSVSHHSLQKRSTAIAAQPLRILLFYDESVFRLDEDKFELINNTVLPEAVQFWEQALLVRETKGIIRLNRKCNSTQVFVKNGLTHCIDNCKAVTMCGEVEVPKEHLDVCRVCNATGQNCRIDETTQAGDGIENADFIFYVSARQTERCHKGLTVAYAAHCQQEAHLDRPIAGHANLCPDSISTKPQELQTLISTVKHEILHALGFSVSLYAFFRDEEGRPRTPRKPDTGKPYLNEKLQIHQWSNETIRKVLRENWSVRGGHVRKTIDMMVTPRVVAEVRKHFDCHKLEGAELEDQGGEGTALTHWEKRILENEAMTGTHTQAPVFSRITLALMEDSGWYRANYSMAAPLSWGKGLGCNFVMRSCKDWIQANNGRGRSIHPFCSKVKQDPLQTECTDDRNSVALCNLIRHDYELPKIYQNFDSINHVNSGEEGYYGGSVSLADHCPYIQEFTWRSKNVIVRGSHCRFVENNPKPEKNFALESYGIGSKCFDHSDFMWEERSCHQTREWQHWGSGCYKYNCTDGRLHILVANYTYTCYYPGQTLSIRINANDWLHRGAIICPPCHEICGQIFAEREEKCRMREEAPPANKYPRDTLTCAAVSVGSLMNQLLLFVVAIITAFSAHGLGLRG
- the Invadolysin gene encoding leishmanolysin-like peptidase isoform X1, with protein sequence MWHKYIQQKSYKNEKISKTKNLTMFPTICYKIYHILGLLCLPAMALGHNCQHFHPKAHEVVHGVRIEMADSVSHHSLQKRSTAIAAQPLRILLFYDESVFRLDEDKFELINNTVLPEAVQFWEQALLVRETKGIIRLNRKCNSTQVFVKNGLTHCIDNCKAVTMCGEVEVPKEHLDVCRVCNATGQNCRIDETTQAGDGIENADFIFYVSARQTERCHKGLTVAYAAHCQQEAHLDRPIAGHANLCPDSISTKPQELQTLISTVKHEILHALGFSVSLYAFFRDEEGRPRTPRKPDTGKPYLNEKLQIHQWSNETIRKVLRENWSVRGGHVRKTIDMMVTPRVVAEVRKHFDCHKLEGAELEDQGGEGTALTHWEKRILENEAMTGTHTQAPVFSRITLALMEDSGWYRANYSMAAPLSWGKGLGCNFVMRSCKDWIQANNGSTINEMDNWLRGRSIHPFCSKVKQDPLQTECTDDRNSVALCNLIRHDYELPKIYQNFDSINHVNSGEEGYYGGSVSLADHCPYIQEFTWRSKNVIVRGSHCRFVENNPKPEKNFALESYGIGSKCFDHSDFMWEERSCHQTREWQHWGSGCYKYNCTDGRLHILVANYTYTCYYPGQTLSIRINANDWLHRGAIICPPCHEICGQIFAEREEKCRMREEAPPANKYPRDTLTCAAVSVGSLMNQLLLFVVAIITAFSAHGLGLRG
- the Invadolysin gene encoding leishmanolysin-like peptidase isoform X3; amino-acid sequence: MADSVSHHSLQKRSTAIAAQPLRILLFYDESVFRLDEDKFELINNTVLPEAVQFWEQALLVRETKGIIRLNRKCNSTQVFVKNGLTHCIDNCKAVTMCGEVEVPKEHLDVCRVCNATGQNCRIDETTQAGDGIENADFIFYVSARQTERCHKGLTVAYAAHCQQEAHLDRPIAGHANLCPDSISTKPQELQTLISTVKHEILHALGFSVSLYAFFRDEEGRPRTPRKPDTGKPYLNEKLQIHQWSNETIRKVLRENWSVRGGHVRKTIDMMVTPRVVAEVRKHFDCHKLEGAELEDQGGEGTALTHWEKRILENEAMTGTHTQAPVFSRITLALMEDSGWYRANYSMAAPLSWGKGLGCNFVMRSCKDWIQANNGSTINEMDNWLRGRSIHPFCSKVKQDPLQTECTDDRNSVALCNLIRHDYELPKIYQNFDSINHVNSGEEGYYGGSVSLADHCPYIQEFTWRSKNVIVRGSHCRFVENNPKPEKNFALESYGIGSKCFDHSDFMWEERSCHQTREWQHWGSGCYKYNCTDGRLHILVANYTYTCYYPGQTLSIRINANDWLHRGAIICPPCHEICGQIFAEREEKCRMREEAPPANKYPRDTLTCAAVSVGSLMNQLLLFVVAIITAFSAHGLGLRG